In Caproiciproducens sp. NJN-50, the following are encoded in one genomic region:
- a CDS encoding DUF6103 family protein yields MKMSTVQIRYDREKLSALREHISEAELRAGLEEHLQELYERNVPAELRKAPGRRDESAAV; encoded by the coding sequence ATGAAAATGTCAACGGTTCAGATCCGGTATGACAGAGAAAAGCTGAGCGCCCTTCGGGAACACATAAGCGAAGCTGAACTTCGCGCCGGACTGGAGGAACACCTGCAGGAACTCTATGAGAGGAATGTTCCGGCGGAGCTTCGAAAAGCTCCCGGCCGCCGGGATGAAAGCGCCGCTGTCTGA
- a CDS encoding plasmid segregation centromere-binding protein ParR codes for MRKRYYLSFDMDDPRHREAEALLADQGSRQRTECVVSGLLAAKQADHIERIIRQAVSEELKILQCRSSPLLADAADEMQLADLPDSLIHALDEI; via the coding sequence ATGAGAAAGCGGTACTATCTTTCGTTTGACATGGATGATCCCAGGCATCGGGAAGCCGAAGCCCTTCTTGCCGATCAGGGCAGCCGCCAGCGCACCGAGTGTGTGGTTTCCGGCCTACTGGCGGCGAAGCAGGCAGATCACATAGAGCGGATTATCCGGCAGGCAGTCAGTGAGGAACTAAAAATCCTCCAATGTCGGTCATCCCCTCTACTGGCGGATGCGGCCGATGAAATGCAGTTGGCCGATCTCCCAGACAGCCTCATCCACGCGCTGGACGAAATATAA
- a CDS encoding ParM/StbA family protein, which produces MIKLGVDNGNYNTKSSEGMLYASGYAVSDKEFITPEMQLFYEGKYYAVGERRLRFQQDKTKEPDTFILTLPAIAEAMKRTGAVNAEIILGVGLPIDSYGTQKDAFRRYFLRDDLSFVFEGTTYRCRIADCKVFAQGHAALCRYYQQLKEYRSITLVDIGGYTVDVLTVHNFRLDRSSCASLRMGTITLYSRIQDALQKNDILLSDELITDAIRGQIQHADRGRIETVVERSVAAYCKELFNALRERGLDLKLPTVFAGGGAELLESRLRGEGINTVTVLNRFANADGYRLLMG; this is translated from the coding sequence ATGATCAAGCTCGGTGTGGACAACGGAAACTACAACACCAAATCCTCGGAGGGGATGCTCTATGCCTCCGGCTACGCGGTGAGCGACAAGGAATTCATCACGCCGGAGATGCAGCTTTTCTACGAGGGAAAATATTATGCTGTCGGAGAACGCCGCCTGCGCTTTCAGCAGGATAAAACCAAAGAGCCGGATACCTTCATCCTGACGCTCCCGGCCATCGCGGAAGCGATGAAAAGGACAGGAGCCGTCAATGCGGAAATCATCCTCGGTGTGGGGCTTCCCATCGACAGCTATGGAACGCAGAAGGACGCATTCCGCCGGTATTTTCTGCGCGACGATCTCTCGTTTGTGTTCGAGGGTACAACTTACCGCTGCCGTATCGCGGACTGTAAAGTGTTCGCCCAGGGGCACGCGGCGCTCTGCCGGTACTATCAGCAGCTGAAGGAATACCGGAGCATCACGCTGGTGGATATCGGCGGGTACACCGTGGACGTTCTCACTGTTCACAATTTCAGATTAGACAGATCCAGCTGCGCCAGCCTGCGCATGGGAACCATCACGCTCTACAGCCGGATTCAGGACGCGCTTCAGAAAAACGACATTCTGCTCTCAGACGAGCTCATCACCGACGCCATCCGTGGGCAGATTCAGCACGCCGACCGCGGGCGGATCGAGACAGTGGTGGAGCGGTCAGTCGCGGCCTACTGCAAGGAGCTGTTCAACGCTCTTCGTGAAAGAGGGCTCGACCTGAAGCTTCCCACCGTGTTCGCGGGTGGCGGCGCGGAGTTGCTGGAATCCCGGCTGCGCGGCGAGGGCATCAATACAGTGACGGTCCTGAACCGATTTGCCAACGCGGACGGGTACCGCCTCCTGATGGGGTGA
- a CDS encoding gamma-glutamylcyclotransferase family protein, whose product MKSETLYIAYGSNLNLPQMAFRCSTAKVVGASEIKDYELLFRGGRSSAVATVEPLQGSSVPVLLWKLKDRDLQALDHYEGYPNFYRKELLPVELNGRIASAMVYIMNDGHPFGAPSDYYLNTILEGYLTSGFDTDFLERAVEKSARLAQEQQEAEPEQGMLFGPKWR is encoded by the coding sequence ATGAAATCCGAAACCCTGTACATCGCCTACGGCAGCAATCTTAACCTGCCGCAGATGGCATTCCGCTGCTCCACCGCCAAGGTGGTCGGCGCCAGCGAAATCAAGGACTACGAGCTGCTGTTCCGCGGAGGCCGGAGCAGCGCGGTTGCCACGGTGGAACCGCTCCAGGGCTCCAGTGTTCCTGTCCTTCTTTGGAAACTGAAGGACAGGGATCTGCAAGCTCTCGACCATTATGAAGGCTATCCGAATTTTTACCGCAAGGAGCTTCTGCCGGTGGAGCTGAACGGAAGAATAGCCTCTGCGATGGTCTATATCATGAACGACGGGCATCCGTTCGGGGCTCCGTCTGACTACTACCTGAACACTATTTTGGAGGGCTACCTCACCTCCGGCTTCGACACAGATTTTCTGGAGCGGGCCGTGGAGAAGTCTGCCCGGCTGGCGCAGGAGCAGCAGGAAGCGGAGCCGGAGCAGGGTATGCTGTTCGGGCCGAAATGGCGGTGA
- a CDS encoding amidoligase family protein: protein MDMKDQRFGIEVEMTGLTRQQAVQVAAEHFGSSVHFDGTYYGIYSTLDSEGRQWKFMSDGSIDTQKKSGRQIVSADNDYSVEMVSPICRYGDIETIQELVRKLRGAGMLVNSSTGIHVHVDASPHDAKTLRNITNIMASKEDLIYKALQVEVARERQYCKKVEQSFLDEINRKKPKTLDAVSRIWYGGESRSSQHYDNSRYHCLNLHSVFQKGTIEFRLFNSTTHAGKIKAYIQLCLAISAQALNQKCASRQKTHSTNEKYTFRTWLLRLGLIGDEFKTARLHLLEHLDGCIAWKDPEQALRQKERLRQKKEKELAEAAQMVSGQPEPTTENGQEQAGEESPGFTLSM from the coding sequence ATGGACATGAAGGATCAGCGCTTCGGCATTGAGGTGGAGATGACCGGCCTCACCCGGCAGCAGGCCGTGCAGGTGGCTGCTGAGCATTTCGGCTCGTCCGTCCATTTTGACGGTACCTATTACGGTATTTATTCCACGCTGGACAGCGAGGGGCGTCAGTGGAAATTCATGAGCGACGGCAGCATCGACACGCAGAAAAAAAGCGGACGGCAGATCGTTTCTGCTGACAACGACTACAGCGTGGAGATGGTCAGCCCCATCTGCCGCTACGGGGATATTGAAACAATACAGGAGCTTGTGCGGAAGCTGCGCGGGGCCGGGATGCTGGTCAACAGCTCTACCGGCATCCACGTCCATGTGGACGCGTCGCCTCACGACGCGAAGACGCTCCGGAACATCACCAACATCATGGCGTCCAAGGAGGATCTGATTTACAAGGCCCTGCAGGTGGAGGTGGCTCGGGAGCGGCAGTATTGCAAAAAAGTGGAGCAGAGCTTTCTCGATGAAATCAACCGGAAGAAGCCCAAAACGCTGGACGCGGTCAGCCGCATCTGGTACGGCGGGGAATCCCGCAGCAGCCAGCATTACGATAACAGCCGCTATCACTGTTTGAACCTGCATTCGGTGTTCCAGAAGGGCACGATTGAATTCCGCCTCTTCAATTCTACGACTCACGCCGGGAAAATCAAGGCGTACATCCAGCTCTGCCTCGCCATCTCCGCTCAAGCCCTGAACCAGAAGTGCGCCAGTCGGCAGAAAACGCACAGCACCAATGAAAAATATACCTTCCGAACCTGGCTTCTCCGGTTGGGCTTGATCGGAGATGAGTTCAAGACCGCCCGGCTTCATCTTCTGGAGCATCTGGACGGATGCATCGCGTGGAAAGATCCGGAGCAGGCCCTGCGGCAGAAGGAACGGTTAAGGCAGAAAAAAGAAAAAGAGCTGGCCGAGGCCGCACAGATGGTATCGGGACAGCCGGAACCCACAACTGAAAACGGACAGGAACAGGCCGGGGAAGAAAGCCCCGGCTTTACTCTGTCCATGTAG
- a CDS encoding VirB4 family type IV secretion system protein has protein sequence MAKQPKTNAPPREDARIQEFLDMIAPSIIKFSTDYFICGNTFRCVWALREYPTSTEEQAILRYLGEKDGVTLHIYTRHVTPLEEKKIISNAANKNRMQRSSTQDLQQTVTAESNLQDVATIVAQMHRSKEPLVHTAVYIELSAHDLDQLKLLQTEVLTELVRSKLNVDRLLLRQQQGFLSVMPSGWNVFGDQFERVLPASSAANLYPFNYSGKTDSKGFCLGRDKFGSNILVDFNRRADDKTNANILILGNSGQGKSYLLKLILCSLRESGMHILALDPEMEYEDLTLNLGGCFIDLMSGEFIINVLEPKSWDEQPEPALSPHAKTSPDQSADDGGFVPEAFRKSSKLSQHISFLKDFFRAYKDFTDREIDTIEIMLGKLYEKWGITDHSNFDRLKPEDYPILSNLYDLIESEYKNFDESRRQLYTADSLREICLGLHSMCKGAESKFFNGHTNITSSEFVTFGVKGVLNASKNLRNALLFNVLSYMSNELLTIGNTAASIDELYLFLTNLTAIEYIRNCMKRVRKKESAVILASQNLEDFNVEHVRELTKPLFSIPTHQFLFNAGSIDARFYMDTLQLEKSEYELIRYPQRGVCLYKCGNERYNLMVQAPEYKAALFGKAGGR, from the coding sequence ATGGCAAAACAACCGAAAACCAACGCGCCTCCGCGGGAAGACGCCCGTATTCAGGAATTCCTCGATATGATCGCACCCTCTATTATCAAATTCAGTACCGACTACTTTATTTGCGGCAACACTTTCCGCTGTGTGTGGGCGCTGCGGGAATACCCCACCTCCACGGAAGAACAGGCGATCCTGCGCTACCTTGGAGAAAAGGATGGCGTGACGCTGCACATCTATACCCGCCATGTAACCCCGCTTGAAGAAAAGAAGATCATCAGCAACGCGGCCAACAAGAACCGGATGCAGCGCAGCAGCACTCAAGACCTCCAGCAGACGGTCACGGCCGAAAGCAACCTGCAGGATGTGGCCACCATCGTGGCGCAGATGCACCGGAGCAAGGAGCCGCTGGTTCACACGGCGGTGTACATCGAGTTGTCCGCCCACGACCTCGACCAGCTCAAGCTCCTGCAGACGGAGGTGCTGACAGAACTGGTACGCTCCAAGCTCAACGTGGACCGGCTCCTGCTCCGCCAGCAGCAGGGCTTTCTGTCGGTGATGCCCTCCGGCTGGAATGTGTTCGGGGACCAGTTCGAACGGGTGCTGCCCGCCAGCTCCGCCGCCAATCTGTATCCCTTCAATTACTCCGGAAAGACTGACTCGAAGGGCTTCTGCCTGGGCCGGGACAAATTCGGTAGCAATATTCTGGTGGATTTCAACCGCCGTGCTGACGACAAGACCAACGCCAATATTCTCATTCTCGGCAACTCCGGTCAGGGGAAGAGCTATCTACTGAAGCTGATCCTGTGCAGCCTGCGGGAATCCGGCATGCACATTCTGGCCTTAGATCCCGAGATGGAGTACGAGGATCTGACCCTGAACCTCGGCGGCTGCTTCATCGACCTGATGAGCGGCGAATTCATCATCAACGTGCTGGAGCCGAAAAGCTGGGACGAGCAGCCGGAGCCTGCGCTTAGCCCGCATGCGAAAACGTCACCGGATCAGAGCGCCGACGACGGCGGGTTTGTGCCGGAAGCCTTCCGCAAAAGCAGCAAGCTCAGCCAACATATCAGCTTTCTCAAGGATTTTTTTCGTGCCTACAAGGATTTCACAGACCGGGAAATCGACACCATCGAAATCATGCTGGGCAAGCTCTACGAGAAATGGGGCATCACCGACCATAGCAACTTTGACCGCCTAAAGCCGGAGGATTATCCCATCCTATCCAACCTGTACGATCTCATCGAATCGGAGTACAAAAATTTTGACGAGAGCCGACGCCAACTTTATACGGCGGACTCCCTGCGGGAAATCTGCCTCGGACTCCACTCCATGTGCAAAGGAGCGGAGTCCAAATTTTTTAACGGGCACACGAATATCACCAGCAGCGAATTTGTGACCTTCGGTGTGAAGGGTGTGCTCAACGCCAGCAAAAATCTGCGCAACGCCCTGCTGTTCAACGTTTTGTCTTACATGAGCAACGAGCTTCTGACCATCGGCAACACGGCGGCCAGCATTGACGAACTGTACCTGTTTCTCACCAACCTGACCGCCATCGAATATATCCGGAACTGCATGAAACGCGTCCGCAAAAAAGAGAGCGCCGTCATCCTCGCGTCGCAGAATCTGGAGGATTTCAACGTGGAGCACGTCCGCGAGTTGACGAAACCTTTGTTCTCGATTCCTACTCATCAGTTCCTGTTCAACGCCGGTTCCATCGACGCGCGGTTCTACATGGATACGCTCCAGCTGGAGAAATCCGAATACGAGCTAATCCGCTACCCCCAGCGCGGCGTGTGCCTCTACAAGTGCGGCAACGAACGGTACAACCTCATGGTTCAGGCGCCGGAGTATAAGGCGGCGCTGTTCGGAAAGGCGGGCGGACGGTGA
- a CDS encoding MarR family winged helix-turn-helix transcriptional regulator codes for MMNICELLLDVITEFYENDSRARTFGTDTELYHSEIHMLQCIAERPDLHISGLARLLDVTRGAASQTAKRLERKGMIIKEASPGDNKKIVLRLTSKGETAVANHKDAHEKYNALISDILAGADAGQRQFLSDFLRRLEQKLKQG; via the coding sequence ATGATGAATATTTGTGAACTGCTTCTTGATGTTATCACCGAATTTTATGAAAACGACAGCCGTGCCCGGACATTCGGCACCGATACGGAGCTTTATCACTCTGAAATCCACATGCTTCAGTGTATTGCCGAACGCCCGGATCTGCACATTTCCGGCCTCGCCCGGCTTCTGGATGTCACTCGCGGTGCGGCCTCACAAACGGCTAAGCGGCTGGAGCGGAAAGGTATGATTATCAAAGAGGCAAGTCCCGGTGACAATAAGAAAATCGTTCTCCGGTTGACTTCAAAAGGAGAAACGGCAGTTGCAAACCATAAAGACGCGCATGAAAAATATAATGCCCTCATTTCAGATATTCTGGCCGGTGCGGATGCCGGTCAGAGGCAATTTCTCTCAGATTTTTTGCGTCGATTGGAACAAAAGCTGAAGCAAGGCTAA
- a CDS encoding MFS transporter, giving the protein MAVVCGVTVANLYYIQPLEAQIASAFHVSQNAAGAAAMLTQIGYALGLLLFVPLGDMAERRSVILRMLLLVTASLLLAGLAPTYAVLLIAMFVIGMTTIVPQLIVPYAAQLSKPEEQGKTIGNVMSGLLIGILLSRTFSGLIGATVGWRAVYYIATGLTLVLLLVIRFAFPKSESSAQISYSDLLKSMPGLIKRQRPLRESALNGFFMFGSFSAFWTSLIFLLETPHYGMGTREAGLFGLAGVAGALAAPLIGKAADHKSPRFTVGIGILLSTLAYLCFTFWGFHLWGLIAGVIILDLGNQSGQVSNMARVQALGDGMRSRNNTVYMFSYFIGGAAGSFMGTLCFQHFGWHGVCVVGLVFQLAALLIHFGVYRKQAPLA; this is encoded by the coding sequence ATGGCTGTCGTCTGCGGAGTAACGGTTGCAAATCTTTATTACATACAGCCGCTTGAAGCGCAGATTGCGTCGGCCTTCCATGTCTCACAGAATGCGGCCGGGGCGGCGGCCATGCTCACGCAAATTGGCTATGCGCTCGGACTTTTACTTTTTGTCCCGCTTGGCGACATGGCGGAACGCCGTTCAGTCATTCTGCGAATGTTGCTGCTGGTTACAGCCTCGCTTCTATTGGCCGGTTTAGCACCGACCTATGCCGTGTTGTTGATCGCCATGTTCGTAATTGGGATGACGACTATCGTTCCGCAACTCATCGTACCATACGCAGCCCAGCTATCTAAGCCGGAAGAACAGGGCAAAACCATTGGCAACGTGATGAGTGGTCTGCTGATTGGGATTTTGCTTTCCCGGACTTTCAGCGGCCTGATCGGAGCAACCGTGGGTTGGCGCGCTGTTTATTATATTGCAACAGGATTGACTCTGGTACTCCTGCTGGTCATTCGTTTTGCCTTCCCAAAGAGCGAATCTAGTGCGCAGATATCATATTCGGATCTTCTAAAATCCATGCCCGGCCTGATCAAAAGGCAACGCCCACTTCGAGAATCGGCTTTGAACGGATTTTTTATGTTTGGCTCTTTCAGCGCATTTTGGACTTCTCTCATTTTCTTACTGGAAACCCCACACTATGGTATGGGAACGAGAGAAGCCGGGCTTTTCGGATTGGCTGGCGTTGCCGGGGCGTTGGCCGCTCCGCTGATTGGCAAGGCAGCGGATCACAAAAGCCCGCGTTTCACGGTTGGAATCGGCATCCTGCTTTCCACGCTCGCATATCTCTGTTTCACTTTTTGGGGCTTTCATCTATGGGGCCTGATCGCGGGCGTGATTATTCTGGACCTCGGCAATCAGTCCGGTCAGGTTTCAAACATGGCCCGTGTGCAGGCATTGGGTGATGGCATGCGCAGCCGAAACAACACCGTATATATGTTTTCCTACTTTATCGGTGGTGCGGCAGGGTCTTTTATGGGGACTTTATGCTTTCAGCACTTCGGCTGGCATGGAGTCTGCGTGGTTGGACTTGTATTTCAACTTGCCGCACTCCTGATCCATTTTGGAGTTTACCGGAAACAGGCACCGCTTGCGTGA
- a CDS encoding tyrosine-type recombinase/integrase, which yields MLMKDERFFKTIKNFLEIYLLKQKNYSKNTQKSYRESLSLLLQYFKEELGLGYARIGFDDLTYTNVCGFLDWLTVSRGCSPQTVNLRLMAIRSFAKYSSIVDPAKIYFQVELANVPVKKAHGKVVEFMSLPALEALFLQPNTKKTTGFRDFCFMILMYDVAARCQELLDLRIGDLELQQNTPSVYLTGKGAKMRKLPISSKVAGHLKNYLNTAHPAISRKDEDFLFYTISHGHRNKMSSDAVSLFMRKYGETGKKLCSEFPDRVHPHQLRHSRAMHLYRGGMPLVLLSEFLGHADVNTTRIYAWADTEMKRQAIQKITDKCEANATIELIWENDEQMIKRLYGLA from the coding sequence ATGCTGATGAAAGACGAACGCTTTTTCAAAACAATTAAAAATTTTCTTGAGATATATTTACTCAAGCAAAAAAACTACAGCAAAAATACGCAGAAATCCTATCGGGAATCATTGAGTCTCCTGCTTCAATATTTTAAGGAAGAACTTGGCCTTGGGTATGCTCGGATAGGTTTCGATGATCTGACTTATACAAATGTCTGCGGCTTTTTGGATTGGCTCACAGTTTCGCGGGGATGCTCACCTCAAACTGTAAATCTGCGCTTGATGGCGATCCGCTCTTTTGCAAAATATTCAAGCATTGTCGATCCGGCAAAGATCTATTTCCAGGTCGAGTTAGCAAACGTACCCGTTAAAAAAGCCCACGGTAAGGTAGTGGAATTCATGAGCTTGCCAGCTCTCGAAGCATTATTTCTGCAACCTAATACTAAGAAGACAACAGGTTTTCGGGATTTTTGTTTTATGATTTTAATGTATGACGTTGCCGCACGGTGTCAGGAACTGTTGGATTTGCGGATTGGCGATTTGGAATTGCAGCAGAATACTCCGTCTGTTTATCTTACAGGCAAAGGGGCTAAAATGCGAAAACTACCCATTTCGTCCAAAGTTGCTGGGCATCTGAAGAATTACCTCAATACAGCTCATCCTGCAATATCAAGGAAAGATGAGGATTTTCTGTTCTATACAATCTCTCATGGCCACAGAAACAAAATGTCCTCGGATGCTGTCTCGCTGTTCATGCGCAAATACGGAGAAACAGGCAAAAAGTTATGTTCAGAATTTCCGGATAGAGTTCACCCACACCAGTTGCGCCATTCCAGAGCGATGCACTTGTATCGGGGAGGTATGCCTCTGGTTTTACTGTCCGAGTTTCTCGGACATGCCGATGTAAACACTACTCGGATCTATGCCTGGGCCGATACTGAAATGAAAAGGCAAGCCATACAAAAAATTACAGATAAATGTGAAGCCAATGCTACAATCGAGCTGATTTGGGAAAATGACGAGCAGATGATCAAGCGTTTGTATGGTCTTGCATAG
- a CDS encoding tyrosine-type recombinase/integrase, with the protein MRYDFTGAFAPYICGLIAQKRAFGFDYLESERILYMFERFCQEQFPNETQITQQLVLKWAECRDCERNLFRLNRVSVIRELARYMNGIGIAAYVLPMELMRKTERHIPHIYTKEELSTIFSVIDQCQPSTRTPVKHLVVSVMFRMIYCCGLRPIEARRLRPEDVDLNTGCVKILESKGHKDRIVMLSGSILELCRRYSKKVGLIYPERRFFFPSPSSRGEGMYSQEWIIPTFRKFLIEAGLYHHCAGNEPRLYDLRHTFATHRLYQWMKEGQDVNACLAYLSEYMGHKNLSDTAYYIHLVPEFFPQMSDLHLEDYVDMIPEVEQC; encoded by the coding sequence ATGAGATATGACTTTACCGGAGCGTTCGCTCCGTATATATGTGGTTTAATCGCACAAAAGCGTGCCTTCGGTTTCGATTATCTGGAAAGCGAACGTATTTTGTATATGTTTGAACGGTTTTGCCAAGAACAATTCCCTAACGAGACACAAATAACGCAGCAGTTGGTTCTAAAATGGGCCGAATGCCGGGACTGTGAACGGAATCTGTTTCGACTCAACCGAGTCTCCGTTATTCGTGAGCTTGCCAGATATATGAACGGTATAGGCATTGCGGCCTATGTCCTTCCAATGGAGCTGATGCGCAAAACCGAACGTCACATCCCGCATATCTACACCAAAGAGGAACTATCTACCATTTTTAGTGTGATTGACCAATGTCAACCATCAACCCGAACGCCAGTAAAGCACTTAGTTGTTTCCGTGATGTTCAGAATGATTTACTGCTGCGGATTAAGGCCAATTGAAGCTCGTCGCCTACGTCCGGAAGATGTTGATCTTAATACTGGCTGTGTAAAAATACTGGAATCCAAAGGTCATAAAGACCGCATCGTCATGCTTTCGGGCTCAATACTGGAATTATGCCGCCGGTATTCTAAAAAAGTTGGGTTGATCTATCCGGAAAGAAGATTCTTCTTTCCCAGTCCAAGCAGTCGCGGAGAGGGGATGTATTCCCAAGAGTGGATCATTCCCACCTTCAGGAAATTTTTGATTGAGGCCGGACTATATCACCATTGCGCAGGGAACGAACCCAGACTTTATGATCTCCGCCATACATTTGCCACACATCGTTTGTATCAATGGATGAAGGAAGGACAGGATGTCAATGCCTGTCTTGCTTATCTCAGCGAGTATATGGGACACAAAAATCTGTCTGACACCGCCTATTACATTCATCTTGTGCCTGAATTTTTTCCACAAATGTCAGATCTTCACCTTGAAGATTACGTAGATATGATTCCGGAGGTAGAACAATGCTGA
- a CDS encoding tyrosine-type recombinase/integrase: protein MQKEIELKCLCDGLLNALRKMGLGKYSLRNYYYEGMWPLIKAYRKAGKELYDPVFTNEVVLGIQKQFQEGLIGNHINMRVRKMAAMMEEYSLRRCIVWHRIKPCPTYQLSAYYENITLEFKFWEERRKMRTPKGIQSFVGITRKFFRYLETNGHSSLKTITLKSISDFLLFVAPQHKGSMERVLSALKNLCEYLLGCMDCIDFRPSLTARPSQRKKLMPVFSTQEVVAITDSAMKYSSLSKRDTAVFAIAQSVGLRAVDIVNLKLVNINWNSHEIRFCQHKTGVELALPLEPAVGNAIADYILNERPKTQSEFLFVRARFPYGAMTPNAVGDRLRLHMRKAEMNYDPGCHKGFHSFRRYVATQMIDGGVPIDTVKEILGHTQIDSMKSYVRISKKRLLVCALDLDGIEVTQEALL from the coding sequence ATGCAAAAAGAAATTGAACTAAAATGTCTTTGCGACGGACTGCTCAATGCGTTACGCAAGATGGGGCTGGGAAAATACAGTCTTCGTAACTATTACTATGAGGGCATGTGGCCTCTCATCAAGGCGTACCGAAAAGCCGGGAAAGAGTTATATGATCCTGTGTTTACAAATGAGGTAGTTCTTGGTATCCAGAAGCAATTTCAAGAAGGTCTTATTGGGAATCACATAAATATGCGCGTTCGTAAGATGGCGGCGATGATGGAAGAATATTCTTTAAGGCGTTGCATCGTGTGGCATAGAATCAAGCCTTGTCCAACTTATCAGTTATCTGCCTATTATGAAAACATTACGCTGGAATTTAAATTTTGGGAAGAAAGAAGAAAGATGCGTACCCCTAAAGGAATCCAAAGTTTTGTCGGGATAACGCGCAAATTTTTCAGATATCTCGAAACGAACGGGCATTCTTCATTAAAAACGATAACGCTCAAATCGATCAGTGATTTTCTACTGTTTGTTGCGCCGCAACATAAAGGCAGCATGGAGCGTGTGCTAAGTGCGCTAAAGAATCTGTGTGAATATCTGCTGGGCTGTATGGACTGCATTGATTTTAGACCTTCATTAACGGCGCGGCCGTCGCAGAGGAAAAAGCTGATGCCGGTATTTTCAACGCAAGAGGTTGTGGCGATTACAGATTCCGCAATGAAGTATTCCAGCTTGTCCAAGCGAGACACTGCTGTTTTTGCTATAGCGCAAAGTGTTGGCCTGCGTGCGGTCGATATAGTAAACTTAAAATTAGTGAACATTAATTGGAACAGCCATGAAATCAGATTTTGTCAGCATAAAACCGGAGTGGAATTGGCACTGCCTTTGGAACCCGCAGTCGGAAACGCCATAGCAGACTATATTCTTAATGAACGCCCAAAAACACAATCGGAATTTTTGTTCGTTAGAGCGCGATTTCCTTATGGTGCAATGACCCCCAATGCGGTTGGTGATCGACTGAGATTGCATATGCGCAAGGCTGAGATGAACTACGATCCGGGATGTCATAAGGGCTTTCATAGCTTTAGAAGATATGTGGCCACGCAAATGATTGATGGCGGAGTACCGATTGATACCGTAAAAGAAATATTAGGTCATACTCAAATTGACTCAATGAAATCATATGTACGCATCAGTAAAAAGCGGCTACTTGTCTGCGCATTAGACCTTGACGGAATTGAAGTTACGCAGGAGGCACTTCTATGA
- a CDS encoding permease, producing the protein MKVLRKAKENLFILFIAAAYIAMFIINQNMGIASVKNSFYYIKEMIMIMPVIFVLTALLDLWVPKEKIMKYLGKEAKTKGVVLSLALGSISAGPIYAAFPLCVMLHKKGASVRNLVIILSAWAVIKVPMLLNELKFLGFKFMAVRWVLTVIAIVVFSWITAKIVKDDDLPQLRANQSGPSINRSACMGCSLCTKNYPELFEIQNKKASLKEISEEIDQEKLMKAVNSCPVKAISISADEN; encoded by the coding sequence ATGAAGGTTCTGCGTAAAGCAAAAGAAAACCTGTTTATCCTGTTCATTGCGGCAGCTTACATTGCTATGTTTATTATAAACCAGAACATGGGCATTGCCTCTGTCAAGAACAGCTTCTATTACATAAAAGAAATGATTATGATCATGCCGGTCATATTTGTTCTGACAGCTCTCCTGGATTTATGGGTTCCCAAGGAAAAAATCATGAAGTATCTTGGAAAAGAAGCAAAAACAAAAGGCGTTGTTCTTTCTCTTGCGCTTGGAAGTATATCGGCGGGCCCAATCTACGCGGCGTTTCCACTATGCGTGATGCTGCATAAGAAAGGCGCTTCAGTCAGAAATCTGGTTATCATTTTAAGCGCTTGGGCAGTGATAAAAGTCCCGATGCTATTAAATGAGTTGAAATTCCTGGGATTTAAGTTTATGGCGGTTCGCTGGGTTTTGACTGTCATCGCCATCGTTGTTTTTTCTTGGATCACAGCGAAAATTGTAAAGGATGATGACCTGCCTCAGCTCAGGGCAAATCAGAGCGGCCCTTCTATCAACAGATCCGCCTGCATGGGGTGTTCTTTGTGTACAAAAAACTACCCGGAGTTATTTGAAATTCAGAACAAAAAAGCTTCTCTCAAAGAAATTAGCGAAGAGATCGATCAGGAGAAGCTTATGAAGGCAGTAAACTCTTGCCCGGTCAAAGCAATTTCTATTTCTGCAGATGAAAATTAG